The window GGACCCTGCGCCGACGGCCACGTTCTCGCCGACCGTGATGTCGCCCAGCAGCGTCGCGTTCGCGCCGATCTCGACCCCGTTTTCGATCGTCGGGTGTCGTTTGACCGGTTCGTCCGCGTCGCCGCCGAGAGTAACGCCGTGGTACATGTGGACGTCGTCGCCGACTTCGGCGGTCTCGCCGATGACGACACCCATGCCGTGATCGATCGTCACCCGGCGGCCGATCGTCGCTCCGGGGTGGATCTCGACGCCGGTCAACAGCCGAACGAGCTGGGAGAACACTCGCGCGAACACTGTGAACCCGCTCGTCCAGAGGCGGTGAGCGATCCGGTGGCCCCAGACAGCGTGAACGCCGGGATAGCACAGCACGACCTCGAGGCAGCCTTTTGCGGC of the Halobiforma lacisalsi AJ5 genome contains:
- the cysE gene encoding serine O-acetyltransferase codes for the protein MLRRLREDVRAMCDRDPAAKGCLEVVLCYPGVHAVWGHRIAHRLWTSGFTVFARVFSQLVRLLTGVEIHPGATIGRRVTIDHGMGVVIGETAEVGDDVHMYHGVTLGGDADEPVKRHPTIENGVEIGANATLLGDITVGENVAVGAGSVVTEDVDPGATVAGVPATRIDD